The segment TAGTAAAAGCGACTTTCATTTTTAAACCTACCATTTGATCTCATATCCTGTTAGATGAAATTAACAGAAATACAACGGCTTTTATTTGGGTTGAGATTTCGCGACTTTTTAACCTAACTCCACATTCCAATAAGCCAGATCTAAAAAGTGTTTCCAAGATTCTTCCACCTGTTTCGAAAAACTCATATGCAAAACAGGGCGCCAACGCGGCCGTTGCGGCTTACGAATCAAACGCATTGAAGCCTCTTGAGGCGTGCGATTCCCCTTCTTCGTATTGCAAGCAATGCACGAACAAACAATATTTTCCCAAGTCATCTTGCCACCGCGGTCTCGAGGAATGACATGATCCAAATTCAATTCATCGCGATCAAAAATTTCGCCACAATATTGGCATCGATTTTTATCGCGCTCATAAATATTTTGCCGAGTAAATTTCACTTCCTTTCTTGGAAAGCGATCATAAAATAATAAAACAATCACTTTAGGAATACGAATTTTCAAAGAAATCGCTCGCACGACATCAGTACCTGTATAATCCTGAGAAAAATCGTGCCACTCCCGATAACCAAATGTTCGAAAATCATTACCCACACCATCCACCACTTGAGCATGACCTCCATATAACAAGATAAAAGCCCGACGCACCGTGCAAATATTCACGGCTTGCCACAATCGGTTCAGCACCAAAACCTGTTGACTTAATAAGCCAGTCATAAATCACAATCTCTTTAGATCGCTTTAAGGTGTAGCAAAATTTATGCAAAATACAAGTCGATGTCTTAAGTAAAAATTGTTTCTCAAGCAAAAAATGGTAAATTATGAACACTATGAAAAAACTTACTCTCTCTCAGACTGACAAAAAACTT is part of the Verrucomicrobiia bacterium genome and harbors:
- a CDS encoding HNH endonuclease; the protein is MTGLLSQQVLVLNRLWQAVNICTVRRAFILLYGGHAQVVDGVGNDFRTFGYREWHDFSQDYTGTDVVRAISLKIRIPKVIVLLFYDRFPRKEVKFTRQNIYERDKNRCQYCGEIFDRDELNLDHVIPRDRGGKMTWENIVCSCIACNTKKGNRTPQEASMRLIRKPQRPRWRPVLHMSFSKQVEESWKHFLDLAYWNVELG